A single genomic interval of Coccidioides posadasii str. Silveira chromosome 1, complete sequence harbors:
- a CDS encoding uncharacterized protein (EggNog:ENOG410PI7P~COG:E~BUSCO:3580at33183): MRTGYPRFFMHKIIRELVFHIIRQFGHPGESAMPFPSLKTASRCHDFMVSRLPLDTHAKIRVVSLMVMPLSASETSSDEQLSSVTAKLYCILYPKIYNHLAKQVWQHSGDGISSRRSEFCLKLLADGYVLEHNHSCKVPINMRKVNKGPKRYQRCDSGPNVAKETSFQVQGSASLETSHSEGCEFDQFIEERFGRNLSPLLANNAKLAVKRRIAGSLTANVELTEALKSSSTNGRIAGLSEQHVYLYPTGMSSIFNSHQALLMARGQLKSICFGFPYIDTLKVLEKWGPGVLFYGHGSSEDLDDLEQRLELGERYLALFTEFPGNPLLKSPDLERIQNLASKYDFAVVVDESVGNFINVNVLPYADIVVSSLTKIFSGDSNVMGGSAVYNPHGRYYQALRDILEREYEDNYWAEDAIFLERNSRDFVSRIERINASAEALTARLKASSLVKDLYYPKYSSTMPLYEKCRNPNGGYGGLFSVTFNSTDAAIAFFDALEVMKGPSLGTNFTLSSPYTLLAHYGELEWANSFGVASDLIRISVGLEDTHILESTIDRALDTLRRTQAAEF, encoded by the exons ATGAGGACCGGTTATCCACGCTTCTTTATGCACAAAATCATCCGGGAGCTGGTATTTCATATCATCCGCCAATTTGGACATCCAGGCGAGTCGGCGATGCCTTTTCCGTCGCTTAAGACTGCATCTCGATGCCACGATTTTATGGTGTCGCGACTCCCTCTTGACACCCACGCAAAAATTCGTGTTGTGAGTTTGATGGTAATGCCACTCTCAGCTTCTGAGACGTCGAGTGACGAACAACTCTCAAGTGTCACTGCGAAGCTTTACTGCATTTTATATCCTAAGATATATAACCACCTCGCCAAACAAGTGTGGCAGCATAGTGGAGATGGAATATCTAGTCGCCGGAGCGAATTCTGCCTGAAGCTGCTTGCAGATGGGTATGTGCTTGAACACAACCATTCATGCAAGGTGCCAATAAACATGCGAAAAGTCAACAAAGGACCTAAAAGGTATCAGCGATGTGATTCGGGGCCCAATGTAGCGAAGGAAACATCATTTCAAGTGCAAGGTTCAGCCAGCTTGGAAACCTCACACTCTGAAGGTTGTGAGTTTGACCAGTTCATTGAAGAGCGTTTTGGACGCAATCTCAGCCCATTGTTGGCCAACAACGCGAAACTGGCAGTGAAAAGAAGAATTGCTGGTTCTCTCACTGCAAATGTTGAGCTCACAGAAGCCCTTAAAAGCTCCTCAACTAATGGACGAATTGCGGGGTTATCGGAACAACATGTTTACTTGTATCCCACCGGGATGAGTTCGATATTTAATTCCCATCAGGCACTATTGATGGCCCGTGGTCAGCTGAAGAGTATTTGTTTTGGATTTCCCTATATTGATACTCTGAAAGTTTTAGAAAAATGGGGCCCTGGAGTTTTATTCTATGGCCATGGATCTTCTGAAGACCTCGACGATCTTGAACAACGCTTAGAATTAGGGGAAAGATACCTAGCGCTGTTTACCGAATTTCCGGGAAACCCATTGTTGAAATCCCCCGATCTCGAACGTATCCAGAATTTAGCTTCCAAATACGATTTCGCTGTCGTCGTGGACGAGTCCGTGGGAAACTTTATTAATGTCAATGTTTTGCCTTATGCGGATATCGTTGTCAGTAGCTTAACGAAAATATTTAGTGGCGACAGTAACGTCATGGGTGGAAGCGCTGTCTATAATCCCCACGGCCGGTATTATCAAGCGCTAAGGGATATTCTTGAAAGGGAATATGAGGATAATTACTGGGCAGAGGACGCTATTTTTTTGGAACGGAACAGCCGCGACTTTGTTTCGCGGATCGAAAGAATTAATGCTTCGGCGGAAGCTCTCACTGCCCGGTTAAAAGCGTCTTCACTGG TCAAGGACCTTTATTATCCTAAATACAGTTCGACAATGCCGCTTTATGAAAAATGTCGAAACCCGAACGGTGGCTATGGAGGATTGTTTTCTGTAACATTCAATTCGACGGATGCAGCTATCGCTTTTTTTGATGCCCTTGAGGTGATGAAAGGCCCAAGTTTAGGCACTAATTTTACACTAAG CTCCCCATACACATTATTGGCGCATTATGGGGAATTGGAGTGG GCAAATTCCTTTGGTGTCGCTTCAGATTTAATCAGAATCAGTGTCGGTTTAGAAGATACCCATATACTTGAATCGACCATTGATCGAGCTCTTGACACCCTAAGGCGTACCCAAGCTGCCGAATTCTGA
- a CDS encoding uncharacterized protein (EggNog:ENOG410PJ04~COG:S~BUSCO:11114at33183), whose product MAGTSAASQSSTVRPGPLLRNSGPSRGTGAKGEMQSKIAVTSDESVPETYKIRSLLQNNAPGSVRPPSPLIPLNLGRSSVSPHGTKNASMAPSSPGRQFPSSPRTHSPASSQIFERSVQEDIGPSQTSPAIPSHIMTENHIPPILDASSAALTDVRLDPDSVEIITHNFHQPASLAVSGHLDHALSASWCDEANSQRMADVDDSASNYGAPHDPTDVRRLSFVSFADVVHGELAETADHISVGDSTYVGGLSTFGARNRSPSPFHSPVSSSHGRGTSPPASVSPESRALEISPYRKGRGPGSPTFNSHSPTAGTFNTGDLNIETMRQALRRTESGDLGAFKSQPASAVGSGDGLRTRG is encoded by the exons ATGGCTGGGACCTCCGCTGCATCTCAAAGTTCCACCGTCAGACCTGGGCCCCTTTTGCGCAATAGTGGTCCATCCAGAGGTACTGGGGCAAAGGGAGAAATGCAAAGCAAAATCGCAGTGACCAGTGATGAGTCAGTCCCGGAAACATACAAAATTAGGTCTTTACTTCAAAACAACGCGCCCGGATCCGTCAGACCTCCTTCGCCTTTGATCCCTCTCAATCTAGGAAGGTCTTCCGTGTCACCTCACGGTACGAAGAATGCCTCTATGGCTCCATCCTCTCCCGGTCGGCAATTTCCTTCATCCCCAAGGACGCATTCACCAGCCTCGTCCCAAATCTTTGAACGCAGTGTTCAAGAAGATATCGGCCCTTCCCAAACCTCTCCGGCGATTCCCTCACATATTATGACAGAAAATCATATTCCCCCAATTCTCGATGCCTCCTCGGCCGCCTTAACTGATGTCCGATTGGATCCGGACTCGGTTGAAATTATCACGCACAACTTCCATCAGCCTGCGTCTCTCGCTGTCAGCGGGCATCTTGACCATGCACTGTCGGCGTCCTGGTGTGATGAAGCGAATTCCCAGCGTATGGCAGACGTTGATGATTCGGCGTCTAATTATGGCGCTCCTCATGACCCTACCGATGTCCGGCGTCTGAGCTTCGTTTCGTTTGCCGACGTTGTGCATGGTGAACTTGCTGAAACTGCCGACCACATTTCTGTAGGAGATTCCACGTATGTGGGAGGACTAAGTACTTTCGGAGCACGAAATAGGTCCCCATCTCCTTTCCATTCTCCAGTGTCCTCTTCTCATGGCCGTGGTACGTCGCCTCCAGCCAGCGTGTCTCCCGAATCTCGGGCGCTAGAAATCTCCCCCTATCGCAAAGGTCGCGGGCCTGGCAGCCCTACCTTCAACTCGCATAGCCCGACAGCTGGAACATTTAATACAGGGGATTTGAATATCGAAACCATGAGGCAAGCTCTACGCAGGACGGAGAGCGGAGATCTTGGGGCCTTCAaaagccagccagccagtGCTGTAGGAAGCGGCGATGGCCT ACGCACAAGGGGATAA
- a CDS encoding mitochondrial 54S ribosomal protein mL58 (SECRETED:SignalP(1-29)~EggNog:ENOG410PQUD~COG:J~BUSCO:13825at33183) yields MPAPAPLPKRPILSLPFLLPFCSESTVLAQRNQSTYRRLKQRLRAKPEASFSQSPTQEYDHIVYNPPSSAPSVYRTPTKFLPPNDIRRKLRSESDFDITSTPHSLPLVSKRSSPKKNILTAKEVDEIRQLRLKDPVTWSRGNLARRFGCNTLFVAMVCEASAEKKAIQKQVLEAVKSRWGIKRTIAREDRQLRKEVLARDQ; encoded by the coding sequence ATGCCCGCCCCAGCCCCTTTACCTAAACGTCCAATTCTAAGCCTACCTTTCCTCCTTCCATTCTGTTCCGAATCCACCGTTTTGGCCCAAAGGAATCAATCAACATACCGTCGCTTAAAACAACGCTTACGGGCCAAACCAGAGGCGTCCTTTAGCCAATCTCCGACTCAAGAATATGATCACATCGTCTACAACCCCCCTTCAAGCGCGCCCTCTGTTTACCGCACACCAACCAAGTTCCTCCCGCCCAACGATATCCGACGGAAATTGCGCTCTGAGTCCGATTTCGATATTACCAGCACACCCCACAGTCTTCCCCTTGTGTCCAAACGTTCATctccaaagaaaaatatcttgaCGGCTAAGGAAGTGGATGAAATTCGTCAGCTCCGGCTGAAAGATCCAGTGACATGGAGCCGGGGGAATTTGGCCCGCCGCTTTGGCTGCAACACCCTTTTTGTTGCAATGGTATGTGAAGCGAGTGCGGAGAAGAAGGCGATCCAGAAGCAAGTTCTTGAAGCTGTCAAATCGCGCTGGGGAATCAAGCGAACAATTGCGCGCGAGGACCGTCAGCTGCGGAAAGAGGTTTTAGCAAGAGATCAATGA
- a CDS encoding uncharacterized protein (EggNog:ENOG410PHND~COG:E~MEROPS:MER0026471~BUSCO:4579at33183) — MSPTNPSFDRILLSGACLLKQCFSPTLHARYHIHHLHPKKISFRHPILATSFQRRSYYGNIRDANMAPQLEPYFKEVDNLAESFIDRLRKAVAIPSVSAQDERRGDVVKMAHFLVSELEALGAEVELRPLGKEHGREHLELPPVVLARYGNDTSKRTVLVYGHYDVQPAAKDDGWGTDPFTLTVDDKGRMYGRGSTDDKGPVLGWINAIEAHKKAGIEFPVNLLCCFEGMEEYGSLGLEAFVKAEGNKYFKDADAVCISDNYWLGTEKPCLTYGLRGCNYYSLSVSGPGQDLHSGVFGGTAHEPMVDLVTLLSRLVDPEGNILIPGIADLVAPLSEDEKALYDSISYSMDDFHESLGSKTSIFSTKEQTLMRRWRFPSLSIHGIEGAYYGPGAKTVIPAKVNGKFSIRTVPNMQSEDVTRLVTEYINSEFAKLKSKNTAEVSLMHDGKWWVASPNHWNFEAASKAVEQVFGVAPDMIREGGSIPITLTFEEATGKNVLLLPMGSSTDAPHSANEKLDRRNYIEGTKLLGAYLHYVAEEPMTA; from the exons ATGTCCCCCACCAACCCCTCTTTCGATCGGATCCTGTTGTCGGGCGCATGCTTGCTCAAACAGTGCTTTTCTCCCACCCTCCACGCAAGATATCACATTCACCATCTGCatccaaaaaaaatatcATTTCGCCATCCAATATTAGCAACTAGCTTTCAGCGAAGATCGTATTACGGCAACATCAGGGACGCAAACATGGCACCCCAGCTTGAGCCATACTTCAAAGA GGTTGATAACCTCGCAGAGTCTTTTATTGATC GTTTGCGAAAAGCGGTTGCAATTCCCTCAGTCTCTGCTCAAGatgagagaagaggagatgTTGTCAAG ATGgcacattttcttgtttCCGAGCTCGAAGCTCTCGGTGCCGAGGTAGAATTGCGTCCCTTAGGAAAAGAGCACGGGAGGGAGCATTTGGAACTCCCACCAGTGGTTCTAGCCCGCTATGGGAATGATACGAGCAAGCGCACGGTTCTTGTCTACGGGCACTATGATGTGCAGCCTGCTGCGAAGGACGATGGATGGGGCACAGATCCCTTCACCCTTACTGTCGACGACAAGGGAAGGATGTATGGGCGTGGAAGCACTGACGATAAAGGCCCTGTGCTGGGCTGGATCAATGCTATCGAAGCACACAAGAAAGCCGGCATTGAATTCCCTGTCAATCTCCTTTGCTGCTTTGAAGGAATGGAGGAATACGGCTCCCTGGGGTTGGAAGCGTTTGTCAAGGCAGAAGGCAACAAGTATTTCAAGGATGCAGATGCTGTGTGCATATCTGATAACTATTGGTTGGGAACCGAGAAACCATGTTTGACTTATGGGCTGCGAGGCTGTAACTACTATTCTTTGTCGGTGTCTGGCCCAGGTCAGGACTTGCATAGTGGAGTTTTCGGTGGAACGGCCCACGAACCTATGGTCGATCTCGTGACACTTCTATCACGCCTTGTTGACCCGGAAGGGAATATTCTTATCCCAGGAATTGCGGACCTTGTCGCGCCTCTATCAGAGGACGAGAAGGCGTTATATGATTCCATCAGTTATTCAATGGATGATTTCCATGAGTCTTTGGGAAGCAAAACCTCGATTTTCTCAACCAAGGAGCAAACCTTGATGCGCCGATGGAGATTCCCTTCGCTCTCTATCCATGGAATTGAGGGCGCATATTATGGACCGGGCGCAAAAACCGTGATTCCCGCTAAGGTTAACGGGAAGTTCTCTATCCGAACAGTGCCTAACATGCAGAGCGAGGATGTGACCAGACTGGTTACAGAGTATATCAATTCTGAATTCGCGAAGTTGAAGAGCAAGAACACTGCTGAAGTGTCGCTCATGCATGACGGAAAATGGTGGGTTGCCAGCCCCAACCACTGGAACTTTGAAGCTGCTAGCAAAGCTGTCGAACAAGTATTCGGAGTGGCACCAGATATGATACGTGAGGGTGGAAG TATCCCCATCACTTTGACCTTCGAAGAGGCCACGGGCAAAAATGTGCTATTACTCCCCATGGGTAGCTCCACCGATGCTCCTCACTCCGCCAACGAAAAGCTCGACCGGCGTAATTATATCGAGGGCACGAAGCTCTTGGGCGCATATCTCCACTACGTTGCTGAAGAGCCCATGACAGCCTAA
- the SMC6_1 gene encoding Structural maintenance of chromosomes protein 6 (EggNog:ENOG410PGUP~COG:L): MGPIKRTHNLSESPDVPSGQQHENRKRARLSGASVSEEVHPFLLSTPSTSSLDHTDDEHEYKRATQALRDKYEMLGENRPVENGIIERVDCYNFMCHEHLSMELGPLINFIVGKNGSGKSAVLSALTICLGGKASATNRGQSLRKFIKEGKESATIVVRIKNQGDSAYLPNEFGRSITIERHFSKSGTSGFRIKNASGRVVSTKRSDLDSITDYFALQIDNPMNVLTQDMARQFLSSSSPAEKYRFFVKGVQLEQLDQDYHLIEESIEHLNTKILTHSGELKDLEAKRDKARARLALSNRHEGIRARLRNLRAQMAWVQVEEQERIRDSFDEEIIKATQKITVLEGEVERSDALYQDADSACGIAVNLVREAKSELDTLHHSKKEIQSRYDSDVQERHELQATQRTIRDHIKAAEVRIEDMKQQIAQEIQRLEGINGGSKAQRLSELEEMNAAVEAVRNRHLEHKKDISRLQREIVQAENKVKDTGEPITKQRQEIHQAEHHLRILMKDRLQQENALPETMSKLIRAIQGENSFCQKPIGPLGIHVTLLKPQWSSILEKSFGNTLSGFVVTSKRDMNILSGIMQRVDCTFPIFIGNEAGTMDTSAYEPETKFDTALRILKIDNDLVRRQLIINHSIEQMLLIEDLREASSVMFTNAPPKNVRRCYCIDARDRRRGIHLGFSRTGDPTQSPLGAYTGRARMKTDIEMQIR, from the exons ATGGGTCCTATAAAGCGAACCCATAATTTATCCGAGAGCCCGGATGTGCCATCTGGACAGCAACATGAAAAT AGAAAGCGAGCACGATTATCTGGTGCTTCGGTATCTGAGGAAGTCCATCCGTTCCTCCTATCCACACCCTCTACTTCGTCACTGGACCATACCGACGATGAACACGAATACAAGCGCGCGACCCAGGCATTGCGGGACAAGTATGAGATGCTCGGAGAGAATCGTCCTGTTGAGAATGGTATTATCGAGCGCGTAGATTGCTACAATTTCATGTGTCATGAGCATCTTTCCATGGAGCTGGGGCCACTGATAAACTTCATTGTTGGTAAGAATGGAAGTGGGAAGAGCGCTGTACTTTCAGCATTGACTATCTGTCTGGGTGGAAAAGCCTCTGCGACTAATCGCGGTCAAAGCTTGAGGAAATTTATCAAAGAGGGCAAGGA ATCTGCCACGATTGTTGTTCGGATTAAAAATCAAGGCGACAGTGCCTATTTGCCTAATGAATTCGGCCGCTCCATTACTATCGAAAGACATTTCTCCAAAAGCGGAACAAGTGGATTCCGAATCAAAAACGCTTCTGGTCGGGTAGTGTCAACAAAAAGGAGTGACCTTGATTCGATCACAGATTATTTCGCACTCCAAATCGACAATCCGATGAATGTCTTGACTCAAGATATGGCACGGCAATTTTTAAGTTCTTCTAGCCCCGCAGAGAAGTATAGATTTTTTGTCAAAGGCGTTCAATTAGAACAACTTGACCAGGATTACCATTTGATTGAGGAATCTATCGAGCATCTAAATACCAAGATACTTACTCACTCCGGTGAATTGAAAGATCTAGAAGCTAAAAGAGATAAAGCTAGGGCTCGATTAGCTTTGTCAAACCGCCATGAAGGTATTAGGGCCCGGTTGAGAAACTTACGTGCACAAATGGCATGGGTGCAGGTCGAGGAACAAGAGCGG ATACGCGATAGCTTTGATGAGGAAATTATCAAGGCCACCCAGAAAATTACCGTTCTAGAGGGCGAAGTTGAAAGGTCCGACGCCTTATACCAAGATGCCGATAGTGCCTGCGGGATTGCTGTAAATCTAGTCCGAGAAGCCAAATCTGAATTGGATACCTTGCATCAtagcaaaaaagaaatccaGTCAAGGTACGATAGCGATGTTCAAGAACGGCATGAACTGCAG GCGACACAACGTACGATACGCGATCATATAAAGGCGGCAGAAGTCCGAATAGAAGACATGAAACAACAAATTGCACAAGAAATCCAAAGACTGGAAGGTATCAATGGGGGAAGCAAGGCACAGAGACTCAGCGAATTAGAGGAGATGAACGCTGCTGTCGAGGCCGTCCGCAATCGCCATCTCGAACACAAGAAAGACATTTCTCGTTTACAACGTGAGATAGTTCAGGCAGAAAACAAAGTTAAGGATACAGGCGAACCGATTACCAAACAAAGACAGGAGATACATCAAGCTGAACACCACCTCCGTATCTTGATGAAGGACCGCCTGCAGCAGGAGAATGCGTTACCCGAGACTATGTCAAAATTAATCAGGGCTATTCAAGGAGAAAATTCGTTTTGTCAAAAACCCATAGGCCCACTGGGGATCCACGTCACACTTCTTAAGCCTCAGTGGTCGTCTATTCTAGAAAAGTCATTTGGGAACACATTGAGTGGGTTTGTTGTAACAAGCAAGCGCGATATGAATATCCTTTCTGGAATAATGCAACGTGTGGACTG TACTTTTCCTATCTTCATTGGAAATGAAGCTGGTACCATGGACACTTCTGCCTATGAACCAGAAACCAAGTTCGATACTGCATTGAGGATTCTTAAG ATTGATAATGATCTAGTCCGTCGACAACTCATCATCAACCACAGCATTGAGCAAATGCTTCTTATCGAGGACTTGCGCGAAGCTTCCAGTGTGATGTTCACGAATGCGCCCCCGAAAAATGTGAGACGCTGCTACTGTATTGATGCAAGAGATAGGAGACGAGGCATCCATTTGGGATTTAGCCGGACTGGGGACCCCACCCAGTCTCCTCTTGGGGCATACACGGGAAGAGCCCGAATGAAAACAGATATTGAGATGCAAATCAGGTAA
- the SMC6_2 gene encoding Structural maintenance of chromosomes protein 6 (EggNog:ENOG410PGUP~COG:L), with protein MQHDVINTLKDALRELESEHRNALNNLQKCKQALVRHERRERDLHLEVQKAEDFIEQLKEAIERDSVEDGRLDWLKVALTESEDDKRVAEASYEDGINALDAMMEKLKSIKRELAAKDAEIVAIDRKVRMLESEESRASARRRKALDEKNAAISQVEAAIRDKIEIERNRQETVARVIDFSEKASMVAPRVNIDDGETPRSLDKKLEKLTQGLQQYEKEYVK; from the coding sequence ATGCAACATGATGTGATAAATACGTTAAAAGATGCCTTGCGTGAGCTAGAAAGCGAGCACAGAAATGCCCTAAACAATCTCCAGAAATGCAAGCAGGCCCTTGTGAGGCACGAACGCCGAGAACGAGACCTACACCTTGAAGTACAAAAGGCAGAGGATTTCATCGAGCAATTAAAAGAGGCTATAGAAAGGGATAGCGTGGAAGATGGTCGACTTGACTGGTTAAAAGTCGCCCTAACCGAGTCCGAAGACGACAAACGTGTGGCTGAGGCTTCGTATGAAGATGGTATCAATGCACTCGACGCTATGATGGAGAAGCTGAAGTCAATCAAACGGGAACTTGCCGCTAAAGATGCGGAAATTGTAGCTATCGATCGGAAAGTCCGCATGCTCGAGAGCGAAGAAAGTAGGGCTTCTGCTAGGCGGAGAAAGGCTCTTGACGAGAAAAATGCTGCAATTAGCCAAGTCGAAGCCGCGATAAGGGATAAAATTGAAATAGAGCGCAATCGACAAGAGACAGTTGCTCGAGTCATAGATTTCAGCGAGAAGGCAAGCATGGTTGCTCCCCGTGTCAACATCGATGATGGAGAAACTCCACGGAGTCTGGATAAGAAGTTGGAAAAGCTAACACAAGGTCTACAACAATATGAGAAGGAGTACGTAAAATGA
- the SMC6_3 gene encoding Structural maintenance of chromosomes protein 6 (EggNog:ENOG410PGUP~COG:L) — MGASREEIATAAAEADAKCERSKEQITDFKQLSEMLFDTLRNRRERWDKFRSHISARAKLQFTYLLSERSFRGKLLTNHKEKLLDLQVEPDSTKKSSGRGTKTLSGGEKSFSQICLLLALWEAMGSPIRCLDEFDVYMDSVNRKITIELLMNAARRSVGRQFILITPGSRAEIRVAPDVRVIELAEPERGQSTISFGR, encoded by the exons ATGGGAGCATCTCGAGAAGAAATTGCGACTGCAGCCGCCGAAGCTGACGCAAAATGCGAGCGCTCTAAAGAGCAGATAACAGATTTCAAACAACTGTCCGAG ATGTTATTTGATACCCTTCGAAATCGACGGGAGAGATGGGACAAATTCAGATCACATATCTCTGCAAGAGCTAAATTGCAGTTTACATACCTGCTAAGTGAGAGGAGCTTCCGTGGAAAGCTCCTTACGAATCACAAGGAAAAACTTCTCGATCTTCAG GTGGAACCTGATTCCACTAAAAAAAGCTCTGGGAGGGGGACAAAGACCCTTTCGGGGGGGGAAAAATCATTTTCCCAGATCTGCCTCTTACTGGCACTATGGGAAGCAATGGGCTCTCCAATTCGTTGCTTAGATGAGTT CGACGTGTATATGGATTCGGTAAACCGCAAAATCACGATCGAATTGCTA ATGAATGCAGCTAGGCGGTCCGTTGGGCGCCAATTCATTTTAATTACCCCAGGTTCAAGGGCAGAAATCAGAGTTGCTCCGGACGTGCGGGTTATTGA GCTTGCTGAGCCTGAGCGAGGTCAAAGCACCATTTCCTTTGGAAGATAG
- the DHH1 gene encoding DExD/H-box ATP-dependent RNA helicase dhh1 (EggNog:ENOG410PGHM~COG:A~BUSCO:5971at33183) has product MAEALASQLNKAKLGDNGAETKWKEQLKLPPKDTRTQTEDVTATKGLEFEDFYIKRELMMGIFEAGFEKPSPIQEETIPVALTGRDILARAKNGTGKTAAFVIPTLERTNPKISKTQALILVPTRELALQTSQVCKTLGKHLGINVMVTTGGTGLQDDIIRLSDTVHIIVGTPGRILDLASKGVADLSECTTFVMDEADKLLSPEFTPVIEQLLSFHPKDRQVMLFSATFPMIVKSFKDKHMRNPYEINLMDELTLRGITQYYAFVEERQKVHCLNTLFSKLQINQSIIFCNSTNRVELLAKKITELGYSCFYSHARMLQQNRNRVFHDFRNGVCRNLVCSDLLTRGIDIQAVNVVINFDFPKNAETYLHRIGRSGRFGHLGLAINLINWDDRYNLYKIEQELGTEIQPIPPSIDKKLYVYDTPETIPRPIANASTERNPPAQLAQSSDNQNHRQAHHIGGGHGQQTANRGHSLRGSYRGGRAQGHRGGHPENNRTNPMSSRSNMPTSTTAS; this is encoded by the exons ATGGCAGAAGCATTGGCTTCGCAGCTGAACAAGGCCAAGTTAGG GGACAATGGCGCAGAAACCAAGTGGAAGGAACAGCTTAAACTTCCCCCAAAAGATACAAGGACACAAACAGAG GATGTCACAGCCACAAAGGGTTTGGAGTTTGAGGATTTTTATATCAAACGAGAATTGATGATGGGAATATTTGAGGCTGGCTTTGAGAAACCGTCTCCTATCCAAGAAGAAACCATACCCGTTGCACTTACCGGTCGTGATATACTCGCTCGGGCAAAAAATGGAACTGGGAAAACAGCGGCCTTTGTCATACCAACTTTAGAACGCACCAATCCCAAAATCTCGAAGACGCAGGCCCTCATACTCGTACCTACAAGAGAGTTAGCGCTTCAAACGTCACAAGTGTGCAAAACCTTAGGCAAGCATCTCGGTATCAATGTGATGGTAACCACTGGGGGTACTGGCCTACAAGACGATATTATTCGATTGAGTGATACTGTCCATATCATAGTTGGTACACCCGGAAGAATTCTCGACCTCGCAAGCAAGGGTGTGGCAGATTTGTCTGAATGCACTACATTTGTAATGGATGAGGCCGATAAGCTTCTATCACCGGAATTTACACCTGTTATTGAACAACTACTGTCATTCCATCCCAAGGACCGCCAAGTTATGCTTTTCAGTGCTACCTTTCCAATGATCGTGAAATCTTTCAAG GACAAGCATATGCGAAATCCGTACGAGATCAACCTCATGGATGAACTCACATTACGCGGTATCACACAATATTATGCTTTTGTTGAAGAAAGGCAGAAGGTCCATTGTCTAAACACTCTATTTTCCAAATTGCAAATCAATCAGTCCATTATTTTTTGCAATTCAACAAACCGAGTGGAGTTGCTTGCAAAGAAAATCACCGAGCTTGGGTACTCCTGCTTTTATTCTCATGCGAGAATGCTTCAACAAAATCGAAACCGTGTTTTCCATGACTTTCGGAACGGTGTTTGCCGTAATCTTGTCTGTTCGGACTTACTCACTCGAGGAATTGATATCCAAGCCGTTAACGTCGTCATAAACTTTGATTTTCCGAAAAACGCTGAAACGTATCTTCATCGAATTGGCCGTTCCGGTCGATTTGGCCATCTAGGCTTAGCAATCAATCTTATCAATTGGGATGATCGGTACAATTTATACAAAATTGAACAGGAGCTTGGAACCGAGATTCAACCGATACCGCCATCAATTGATAAAAAGCTTTACGTCTATGATACCCCCGAAACAATCCCACGCCCTATAGCAAATGCGTCTACAGAACGTAACCCACCTGCACAACTTGCTCAGAGTTCTGACAATCAAAACCATCGCCAAGCTCACCATATAGGTGGGGGGCACGGGCAACAAACAGCAAATCGGGGGCATTCACTCCGGGGATCCTACAGGGGTGGTCGTGCTCAGGGTCACCGCGGTGGACATCCAGAGAACAATCGTACGAACCCAATGTCTTCTCGCTCGAATATGCCAACTTCTACTACTGCATCCTAA